Proteins from a genomic interval of Coccinella septempunctata chromosome 2, icCocSept1.1, whole genome shotgun sequence:
- the LOC123306325 gene encoding uncharacterized protein LOC123306325 encodes MTGRSIDKFLNRTSYTNPGKKGEGTRKKGNRLIIEDVGGEEEVEGGGKEEEEEGEVEDYLPHLCWPLRETENEFECIAIPEEDGEKNPNTSNASILGILGYEQIPQKKTSPKIHPTIVDHWGDILRSGLPQNKVMEMVKKYPPVENCPWIEVPKLNPEVNVVINELARKRDQRVQKSQNQIGAAITAIAQALNEAVEEESPNIRLIERLSDAGRILTAVNFEESSLRRGLINPGINDKLKDELNSTAVDGYLYGNNLGEKIKETKALEKVSETFKFLRNPQSR; translated from the exons ATGACAGGTAGATCCATAGATAAATTCTTGAATAGGACATCATATACCAATCCTGGGAAGAAGGGGGAGGGGACGAGGAAGAAGGGGAA cagACTCATAATAGAAGACGTTGGAGGGGAGGAAGAGGTAGAAGGGGGGGGGAAAGAGGAAGAGGAAGAAGGGGAGGTCGAGGACTACCTCCCCCACCT ATGCTGGCCTCTACGAGAAACGGAGAATGAATTTGAATGCATAGCGATACCTGAAGAGGATGGCGAGAAAAATCCTAATACATCGAATGCCAGTATTTTGGGAATTCTTGGGTATGAACAAATACCACAGAAGAAAACCTCTCCTAAGATCCACCCAACAATTGTGGACCATTGGGGAGATATCCTCCGATCTGGTTTACCGCAGAACAAGGTAATGGAGATGGTCAAAAAATACCCGCCGGTTGAAAATTGCCCTTGGATTGAAGTTCCAAAACTGAATCCTGAGGTGAATGTGGTAATCAATGAGCTGGCAAGGAAAAGGGACCAAAGGGtgcagaagtctcaaaatcAGATTGGAGCTGCCATAACGGCAATCGCTCAGGCTCTAAATGAAGCCGTTGAAGAAGAATCCCCGAATATCAGGCTCATTGAACGCCTAAGCGATGCAGGCAGAATATTAACGGCGGTTAATTTTGAGGAGTCATCGTTACGCAGAGGGCTGATTAACCCAGGAATCAATGATAAATTAAAGGATGAACTCAATTCAACTGCAGTGGATGGGTATCTGTATGGAAATAATCTTGGTGAGAAGATTAAAGAAACCAAGGCCCTAGAAAAGGTTTCAGAGACCTTCAAATTCCTAAGAAACCCACAAAGCAGGTAA